Proteins from a genomic interval of Sander vitreus isolate 19-12246 chromosome 6, sanVit1, whole genome shotgun sequence:
- the kcnv1 gene encoding potassium voltage-gated channel subfamily V member 1, translated as MSLPSSSMVRAEMYSDSTSPVSQDSSVFFNETTASCIKDPLDFFIINVGGSRYMLSQELLASHPETRLGRLACCSRDSALELCDDADFLENEFFFDRNSQTFQYVMNYYQTGHLHVREELCEISFLQEIEYWGIDELRINPCCRERYYRRKEQKENLDVRRAYEPEDNDEDFVGAACPALRRCLWDLLEKPESSRAARTFGSLSVFFVILSVINMVLISLDLGEDFGMSDVGFGLKSLGLTIAECYEEVGLLLLFLGVGISIFATVVFTLERDLPATTFTSVPAAWWWATTSMTTVGYGDIRPDTAVGKVLAFLCILSGILILALPIAIINERFSACYFTMKVKDAAMRQSEMLKRLARGSVGGMGEGGVGGGVNLRDAYARSILEMLRLHGAERVSTRSSGGEEMWW; from the exons atGAGCCTCCCCTCCAGCTCGATGGTCCGGGCGGAGATGTATAGCGACAGCACCTCTCCGGTGTCTCAGGACTCCAGTGTTTTCTTCAACGAGACGACGGCATCCTGCATCAAAGACCCGCTCGACTTCTTCATCATCAACGTCGGGGGAAGTCGCTACATGCTGTCCCAGGAGTTGTTGGCGTCCCACCCGGAGACCCGGCTGGGGAGACTGGCTTGCTGCAGCCGAGACTCGGCGCTGGAGCTCTGCGACGATGCCGACTTCCTGGAGAACGAGTTCTTCTTTGACCGAAATTCACAGACCTTCCA GTATGTGATGAACTACTACCAGACGGGTCACCTGCATGTGAGGGAGGAGTTGTGTGAGATCTCCTTCCTGCAGGAGATTGAATACTGGGGCATCGACGAGCTTCGCATCAACCCCTGCTGCCGCGAGCGCTACTACCGCCGCAAGGAGCAGAAGGAGAACCTGGACGTACGGCGAGCGTATGAGCCCGAGGACAACGATGAGGACTTTGTGGGTGCTGCTTGCCCGGCTCTCCGCCGATGCCTGTGGGATCTACTTGAGAAACCCGAATCATCCCGTGCTGCTCGCACCTTCGGCTCGCTCTCTGTCTTCTTCGTGATTCTGTCAGTCATCAACATGGTGCTCATCTCGCTAGATTTAGGGGAGGACTTTGGCATGAGCGACGTTGGTTTCG GCCTGAAGTCTCTGGGTTTGACCATTGCTGAGTGCTACGAGGAGGTCggcctgctgctcctcttcctcggtGTCGGCATCTCCATCTTTGCCACTGTGGTTTTCACTTTGGAGCGCGATCTTCCCGCCACCACTTTTACCAGCGTGCCGGCCGCTTGGTGGTGGGCAACCACCTCCATGACGACGGTCGGCTACGGAGACATCCGGCCCGACACAGCTGTGGGGAAGGTGCTGGCCTTCCTTTGCATCCTGTCTGGGATCCTGATCCTGGCACTGCCCATTGCCATCATCAACGAGCGCTTCTCCGCCTGCTACTTCACCATGAAGGTGAAGGATGCGGCGATGAGGCAAAGCGAGATGCTGAAGAGGCTGGCCCGCGGCTCGGTGGGGGGAATGGGCGAGGGAGGAGTGGGAGGAGGTGTGAACTTGAGGGATGCCTACGCCCGGAGCATCCTGGAGATGTTGAGGCTGCATGGCGCAGAAAGGGTGAGCACCCGGAGCAGCGGAGGAGAGGAAATGTGGTGGTAA
- the gbp gene encoding glycogen synthase kinase binding protein, whose protein sequence is MPCRKENYIFLEQSVTVGSKEVDALVTKIGEALQLHNNSGGHQKTSVSVSMSCLHGLTGGGSGVVKPAAIISGSAGAPSQKQKHHGCCMRLRNRGHRGSSRASPYNIPGSNSDQDWDQKIKPWNKKRINVEEDDPHRLLQDLILSGNLIKEAVRRLQFSAADCGDFPKTADSVPC, encoded by the coding sequence ATGCCGTGTCGGAAAGAGAACTACATCTTTCTGGAGCAGTCCGTTACGGTCGGCTCCAAAGAAGTGGACGCGCTGGTTACGAAAATCGGCGAGGCGCTGCAGCTCCACAACAATAGCGGCGGCCACCAGAAGACCTCAGTGTCCGTGTCCATGTCCTGCCTGCACGGGCTCACCGGCGGCGGCTCCGGCGTGGTCAAACCGGCAGCCATAATCAGCGGCAGCGCAGGAGCTCCATCgcaaaaacagaaacaccacgGCTGCTGCATGCGGCTCCGGAACCGGGGACACCGGGGGAGCAGCCGGGCAAGCCCGTATAACATCCCCGGTTCTAACAGCGACCAGGACTGGGACCAAAAAATCAAACCGTGGAACAAAAAGAGGATCAACGTGGAGGAGGACGATCCGCACCGGCTGCTGCAGGACTTAATTTTATCGGGGAACCTGATTAAAGAGGCTGTGAGGAGGCTTCAGTTCTCCGCCGCAGACTGTGGCGATTTCCCCAAGACGGCGGACAGTGTGCCGTGCTGA